In Phacochoerus africanus isolate WHEZ1 chromosome 2, ROS_Pafr_v1, whole genome shotgun sequence, one DNA window encodes the following:
- the C2H18orf54 gene encoding lung adenoma susceptibility protein 2 isoform X2, which produces MAESNIKHRACSRESSVSSLLASCSLSGSNSTNSDGSFQYKDKLYSSASQALQAYIDDFDLSQMYPGAGTGKINIDKCSANMPEISNYIYKPNNAFENLDDKESSLSLYSREHTLNDIDSISLTTDDLLRLPADGSFPFTYIGSGHGISKKSKKRIGRLNSSVSEKNQNFQEPSAFMGKDNLVTPVVYTNVNGKQCGRLKNPKLVNKTNKCVSVPSLYFSKKSSFRDSSEHSLEKNYPRWLTSQKSDLNVSGITSIPDFKYPVWLYNQDLLPDTDSQRISIFEEDQYSPRHSYQAQRTSRLMNKLGCFEYSFEPSNISHSLSDKRLVNGYRCDCEHSQCQCENPLLPGSKKPFSGDKIELLILKAKSNLEHCTEELPKSMKKDDSPCSLDKLEAERSWENIPVTFKSPVPVNSDDSPQQTSKAKYAKEFLEDFLNNDNQSCALSGGKHHGPVEALKQMLFNLQAVQESFSQNKTTEPKGEIKQVSEDDFSKLQLKESMVPITRSLQKGLKYGGLTDMS; this is translated from the exons ATGGCAGAGTCAAATATAAAACACAGAGCTTGTTCTCGGGAATCTTCAGTATCTTCTCTGTTAGCAAGCTGCAGCCTGAGTGGTAGTAATTCCACTAACTCTGATGGCTCTTTTCAGTATAAGGATAAACTGTACAGTTCAGCATCTCAGGCTCTGCAGGCCTATATTGATGATTTTGATCTAAGCCAGATGTATCCGGGTGCAGGCACTGGAAAGATTAACATTGATAAATGTTCTGCTAATATGCCAGAAATCTCCAACTATATTTATAAACCAAACAATG CTTTTGAAAATCTTGATGACAAGGAAAGCTCCTTGTCCTTATACTCTAGAGAACATACTCTTAATGACATAGACTCCATAAGCCTAACAACAGACGATCTATTAAGACTTCCAGCAGATGGATCATTTCCTTTCACTTATATTGGATCAGGCCATGGAATTAGCAAGAAAAGCAAGAAACGCATTGGAAGACTCAATTCATCAGTCAGTGAAAAGAATCAAAATTTTCAAGAACCCTCCGCTTTCATGGGCAAAGATAACTTAGTTACTCCAGTTGTATACACAAATGTAAATGGAAAGCAATGTGGTAGGCTGAAAAACCCAAAACTTGTGAATAAGACTAATAAATGCGTTTCTGTAccatctttatatttttccaagAAGTCATCTTTTAGGGACAGTTCAGAACACAGTCTTGAAAAGAATTACCCAAGATGGCTAACTAGCCAGAAATCGGACCTTAATGTTTCAGGGATAACTAGTATACCTGATTTCAAATACCCAGTCTGGCTCTACAATCAAGACTTACTACCTGATACAGATAGTCAAAGGATTTCTATATTTGAAGAAGATCAGTATTCCCCTAGACATAGTTACCAGGCACAAAGAACTTCTCGGCTAATGAATAAATTAGGTTGCTTTGAATATTCTTTTGAACCCTCAAACATTTCGCATTCCTTGAGTGATAAAAGATTAGTTAATGGATATAGATGTGATTGTGAACATAGCCAATGTCAGTGTGAGAATCCACTTCTCCCAGGATCCAAAAAGCCATTCAGTg gtgACAAAATTGAATTGCTTATCCTGAAGGCCAAGAGCAATCTAGAGCATTGTACTGAAGAATTACCGAAGTCTATGAAAAAGGATGATAGTCCTTGCTCATTAGATAAACTTGAAGCAGAAAGATCATGGGAAAATATTCCTGTCACTTT CAAATCTCCTGTTCCTGTTAATTCTGATGATAGTCCTCAACAAACTTCAAAGGCAAAATATGCTAAAGAATTCCTCGAagactttttaaataatgataatcAG AGCTGTGCTCTCTCTGGAGGGAAGCATCATGGTCCGGTTGAAGCCCTGAAGCAAATGTTATTTAATCTTCAAGCAGTGCAAGAAAGTTTTAGTCAGAATAAAACCACAGAGCCGAAGGGAGAGATTAAACAA GTTTCAGAAGATGATTTCTCTAAATTACAACTAAAGGAAAGTATGGTTCCTATTACTAGGTCACTTCAAAA AGGTCTGAAATATGGTGGATTAACTGATATGTCCTGA
- the C2H18orf54 gene encoding lung adenoma susceptibility protein 2 isoform X1: MAESNIKHRACSRESSVSSLLASCSLSGSNSTNSDGSFQYKDKLYSSASQALQAYIDDFDLSQMYPGAGTGKINIDKCSANMPEISNYIYKPNNAFENLDDKESSLSLYSREHTLNDIDSISLTTDDLLRLPADGSFPFTYIGSGHGISKKSKKRIGRLNSSVSEKNQNFQEPSAFMGKDNLVTPVVYTNVNGKQCGRLKNPKLVNKTNKCVSVPSLYFSKKSSFRDSSEHSLEKNYPRWLTSQKSDLNVSGITSIPDFKYPVWLYNQDLLPDTDSQRISIFEEDQYSPRHSYQAQRTSRLMNKLGCFEYSFEPSNISHSLSDKRLVNGYRCDCEHSQCQCENPLLPGSKKPFSGDKIELLILKAKSNLEHCTEELPKSMKKDDSPCSLDKLEAERSWENIPVTFKSPVPVNSDDSPQQTSKAKYAKEFLEDFLNNDNQSCALSGGKHHGPVEALKQMLFNLQAVQESFSQNKTTEPKGEIKQVSEDDFSKLQLKESMVPITRSLQKALHHLSRLRDLVDDTSGKQSPKM, translated from the exons ATGGCAGAGTCAAATATAAAACACAGAGCTTGTTCTCGGGAATCTTCAGTATCTTCTCTGTTAGCAAGCTGCAGCCTGAGTGGTAGTAATTCCACTAACTCTGATGGCTCTTTTCAGTATAAGGATAAACTGTACAGTTCAGCATCTCAGGCTCTGCAGGCCTATATTGATGATTTTGATCTAAGCCAGATGTATCCGGGTGCAGGCACTGGAAAGATTAACATTGATAAATGTTCTGCTAATATGCCAGAAATCTCCAACTATATTTATAAACCAAACAATG CTTTTGAAAATCTTGATGACAAGGAAAGCTCCTTGTCCTTATACTCTAGAGAACATACTCTTAATGACATAGACTCCATAAGCCTAACAACAGACGATCTATTAAGACTTCCAGCAGATGGATCATTTCCTTTCACTTATATTGGATCAGGCCATGGAATTAGCAAGAAAAGCAAGAAACGCATTGGAAGACTCAATTCATCAGTCAGTGAAAAGAATCAAAATTTTCAAGAACCCTCCGCTTTCATGGGCAAAGATAACTTAGTTACTCCAGTTGTATACACAAATGTAAATGGAAAGCAATGTGGTAGGCTGAAAAACCCAAAACTTGTGAATAAGACTAATAAATGCGTTTCTGTAccatctttatatttttccaagAAGTCATCTTTTAGGGACAGTTCAGAACACAGTCTTGAAAAGAATTACCCAAGATGGCTAACTAGCCAGAAATCGGACCTTAATGTTTCAGGGATAACTAGTATACCTGATTTCAAATACCCAGTCTGGCTCTACAATCAAGACTTACTACCTGATACAGATAGTCAAAGGATTTCTATATTTGAAGAAGATCAGTATTCCCCTAGACATAGTTACCAGGCACAAAGAACTTCTCGGCTAATGAATAAATTAGGTTGCTTTGAATATTCTTTTGAACCCTCAAACATTTCGCATTCCTTGAGTGATAAAAGATTAGTTAATGGATATAGATGTGATTGTGAACATAGCCAATGTCAGTGTGAGAATCCACTTCTCCCAGGATCCAAAAAGCCATTCAGTg gtgACAAAATTGAATTGCTTATCCTGAAGGCCAAGAGCAATCTAGAGCATTGTACTGAAGAATTACCGAAGTCTATGAAAAAGGATGATAGTCCTTGCTCATTAGATAAACTTGAAGCAGAAAGATCATGGGAAAATATTCCTGTCACTTT CAAATCTCCTGTTCCTGTTAATTCTGATGATAGTCCTCAACAAACTTCAAAGGCAAAATATGCTAAAGAATTCCTCGAagactttttaaataatgataatcAG AGCTGTGCTCTCTCTGGAGGGAAGCATCATGGTCCGGTTGAAGCCCTGAAGCAAATGTTATTTAATCTTCAAGCAGTGCAAGAAAGTTTTAGTCAGAATAAAACCACAGAGCCGAAGGGAGAGATTAAACAA GTTTCAGAAGATGATTTCTCTAAATTACAACTAAAGGAAAGTATGGTTCCTATTACTAGGTCACTTCAAAA GGCTTTGCACCATTTATCTCGCCTGAGAGACCTGGTTGATGATACCAGTGGGAAACAGTCACCGAAaatgtga